From one Plectropomus leopardus isolate mb chromosome 8, YSFRI_Pleo_2.0, whole genome shotgun sequence genomic stretch:
- the LOC121947444 gene encoding fibulin-2-like, whose amino-acid sequence MNIQKVTLFLSWIILCLDICLSQKDCTGVDCPILEGCIETVLKKGACCPTCAQRGCTCEGYQYYDCVQAGFRKGKVPEEESYFVDFGSTECSCPQGGGKISCHFIPCPDISPNCIDISQPADGCLQCRRIGCTHGNKKYEAGHSFQMDGCQVCHCPNDGGKLMCSPIPGCDLRSSTKPMWVTTTENNNPLRDISSRYDSRQTSPVEPFSKLALGNTLPLYKPDPPSFGTGDYDYTLAGPTSSTIQDLAQPLESTTVPPAYPESSSISFSAHDDRRHELRETQKSSDSERSSEAEVTQNTDPTTQSETPTSRTTTTQGVTTENHRPQQEVSERTIRRNNGRDRVAQDTSKDAARANKGGRHSNHHKESQGSRMGSHGGPKEQEKVSVENRQLLGEEEQTSSPTIQFSPTSRPPVRLREDGEQRQSQTLHNYQDVEDTGVSAKELVKTCCETGEKWASANGHCKNMEPPTNDRHSICWTAQQQCCHGSLRESRCLAGMNAARAENTCQDDASDKCGIDSYKECCDCCSLGLQFRREGHRCEAHRVLGFHCRHVFLTCCKGEQSRAGNQDDWQRVRERPALNASPPPKKVSDSPYPKEAFSISEERDGENAVEGPVEVEDMDECLMYEGNICHHRCVNTPGSFRCECFPGYVLQEDALTCAQETVDEENRLKEDDRVAAEPTSPLPPPTQPVVPLNPCEGNGPCEQHCTSVGGRPQCSCFPGFSLTSDGHSCEDINECLSMRACQLNERCLNTAGSYICQRLITCPPGYQINNDICEDINECVQQSHNCGLGFECVNTEGSFRCNPKPRCPVGFNQDAQGNCIDIDECGTSAQPCGRAFNCINTVGSYVCQRKIICSRGYHASPDGSKCIDVDECQSSLHRCGEGQLCHNLPGSYRCECQTGYQYDSFRRMCVDVNECWRYPGRLCAQTCENTPGSYECSCTSGFRLSGDGKNCEDVNECLASPCSQECANIYGSYQCYCRQGYYLREDGHTCEDIDECSQSIGHLCTYKCVNVPGSYQCTCPEYGYTMSPNGRSCRDIDECATGAHNCSLAETCYNIQGGYRCLSLNCPPNYRKVSDTRCERISCPNYLDCQNSPLRITYYYLSFQSNIVIPAQIFRIGPSPAYSGDNVIVSITQGNEENYFGTRKLNAYTGAVYLNRQVEGPRDFAITVEMKLWRQGTFTTFQAKIFVFITGNLL is encoded by the exons atgaacatcCAGAAAGTGACGTTGTTTTTAAGTTGGATAATTCTGTGTTTGGACATCTGTCTGAGCCAGAAAGACTGCACTGGTGTGGACTGTCCCATTCTGGAGGGCTGCATCGAGACAGTTTTAAAGAAAGGCGCCTGCTGTCCCACCTGTGCACAAAGGGGCTGCACCTGTGAGGGTTACCAGTATTACGACTGTGTCCAAGCAGGCTTCCGGAAAGGGAAAGTCCCAGAGGAGGAATCTTACTTTGTGGATTTTGGAAGCACTGAATGCTCCTGTCCCCAGGGAGGAGGCAAGATAAGCTGTCATTTTATACCGTGTCCTGATATTTCCCCCAACTGTATTGACATTTCACAGCCTGCAGATGGATGCCTTCAGTGTCGGCGAATTGGGTGCACCCATGGCAATAAAAAGTATGAGGCGGGACACTCCTTTCAGATGGACGGGTGTCAGGTTTGTCACTGTCCAAATGATGGTGGAAAGTTAATGTGCTCACCTATCCCTGGTTGTGACCTTCGCAGTTCCACTAAACCCATGTGGGTTACCACCACTGAGAACAACAACCCTTTGAGAGACATTAGCAGCCGTTATGACAGCCGACAAACGAGTCCTGTGGAGCCATTTTCCAAGCTGGCACTGGGGAACACTCTACCACTGTATAAGCCGGACCCACCCAGTTTTGGCACCGGGGATTATGACTACACACTGGCAGGGCCGACGTCTTCCACTATCCAAGATCTGGCCCAACCGCTGGAATCTACTACAGTACCACCAGCTTACCCTGAGTCAAGCTCCATTTCCTTCAGTGCCCATGATGACAGGAGACATGAACTGAGGGAAACACAGAAAAGCTCGGATTCAGAGAGGAGCAGTGAGGCTGAGGTCACACAGAACACAGATCCAACCACTCAGAGCGAAACTCCAACATCGCGAACAACAACCACACAAGGAGTGACCACAGAGAACCACAGGCCACAACAGGAAGTTAGTGAAAGGACCATTAGACGCAACAATGGCAGAGACAGAGTGGCACAGGACACTTCAAAGGACGCCGCCCGTGCAAACAAGGGGGGGAGGCACTCTAACCATCACAAAGAGAGTCAAGGAAGTCGCATGGGAAGTCATGGCGGCCCAAAGGAGCAAGAAAAGGTGTCAGTGGAGAACAGGCAGCTGCTTGGTGAAGAGGAGCAGACCTCATCTCCCACAATACAGTTCAGTCCCACAAGCAGACCTCCAGTCAGGTTGAGGGAGGATGGAGAGCAAAGACAATCCCAAACTCTCCACAACTACCAGGATGTGGAGGACACTGGAG TGTCTGCCAAGGAGCTGGTGAAGACCTGCTGTGAGACAGGGGAGAAATGGGCTTCAGCTAATGGTCACTGCAAAAACATGGAGCCGCCCACAAACGATCGGCACTCCATCTGCTG GACTGCCCAACAACAGTGCTGCCACGGCTCCCTGAGAGAAAGTCGGTGTTTGGCTGGAATGAATGCAGCCAGAGCAGAAAATACGTGTCAAGACGACGCCAGCGACAAATGTGGGATCGATTCCTACAAG GAGTGCTGTGACTGCTGCTCTCTGGGGCTGCAGTTCCGCCGTGAGGGGCATCGCTGTGAAGCCCACCGCGTCCTGGGCTTCCACTGTAGACACGTCTTTTTAACCTGCTGCAAGggggagcagagcagagctgggAATCAAGACGACTGGCAGAGAGTCAGAGAAAGGCCCGCTCTCAACGCCAGTCCACCACCAAAAAAAG TGTCCGACAGCCCGTACCCTAAAGAAGCTTTCTCCATTAGCGAGGAGCGGGATGGGGAGAATGCAGTGGAGGGTCCTGTTGAGGTGGAGGACATGGATGAGTGCCTGATGTATGAGGgcaacatctgccaccacagaTGTGTCAACACACCAGGCTCTTTCCGCTGTGAGTGCTTCCCTGGATACGTACTGCAAGAGGATGCTCTCACATGTGCGCAAG AGACGGTGGACGAGGAGAACAGACTGAAGGAGGATGACAGAGTAGCAGCCGAGCCCACTTCACCGCTTCCGCCCCCCACCCAGCCAGTTGTCCCACTCAACCCCTGTGAAG GAAACGGCCCATGTGAGCAACACTGCACCTCAGTGGGTGGAAGGCCACAATGCTCCTGTTTCCCAGGATTCTCTCTTACATCTGATGGACACTCCTGCGAGG atataaatgaatgtttgtcCATGCGAGCCTGCCAGTTGAACGAACGTTGCCTGAACACTGCTGGAAGTTATATCTGTCAGAGACTGATCACCTGTCCCCCGGGATACCAGATCAACAATGACATTTGTGAAG ATATCAACGAGTGTGTGCAGCAGAGCCATAATTGTGGGCTTGGCTTCGAGTGTGTGAATACAGAGGGCTCGTTCAGGTGCAACCCCAAACCTCGATGTCCTGTTGGCTTTAACCAGGACGCACAGGGCAACTGTATTG ACATTGATGAGTGTGGCACTTCGGCCCAGCCATGTGGCCGGGCATTTAACTGCATCAACACAGTAGGATCCTACGTGTGCCAGAGGAAGATAATATGTAGCCGTGGCTATCATGCCAGCCCAGATGGCTCCAAATGTATTG ATGTGGATGAGTGTCAGAGCAGTCTACATCGATGTGGAGAGGGCCAGCTGTGCCACAATCTGCCCGGCTCCTATCGTTGTGAATGCCAGACAGGCTATCAGTATGACTCATTCAGGAGGATGTGTGTAG ATGTAAATGAGTGCTGGCGCTACCCCGGCCGCCTCTGTGCCCAGACCTGCGAGAACACCCCAGGCTCCTATGAATGCTCGTGTACCTCTGGCTTCCGCTTATCCGGCGATGGCAAGAactgtgaag ATGTGAATGAGTGTTTGGCCAGCCCATGCAGTCAGGAGTGTGCCAACATCTACGGATCCTACCAGTGCTACTGCAGACAGGGCTACTACCTCAGGGAGGACGGGCACACCTGCGAAG ACATCGACGAGTGCTCCCAGAGTATCGGCCATCTGTGTACCTACAAGTGTGTGAACGTTCCCGGCAGTTACCAGTGTACTTGTCCTGAATATGGATACACCATGTCTCCAAATGGTCGCTCTTGCAGAG ATATTGATGAGTGTGCCACAGGGGCCCATAACTGCTCTCTAGCTGAGACCTGCTACAACATCCAGGGAGGATATCGTTGCCTTTCTCTCAACTGTCCACCAAACTACCGCAAAGTGTCCGACAC GCGCTGTGAGCGGATCAGCTGTCCCAACTACCTGGATTGTCAAAACTCTCCTCTGAGAATCACCTATTACTACCTCAGCTTCCAGTCCAACATCGTCATCCCTGCTCAGATCTTCCGCATCGGACCCTCTCCTGCTTACTCAGGAGACAATGTCATCGTCAGCATCACACAGGGAAATGAGGAAAACTACTTCGGCACACGGAAGCTGAATGCCTACACGGGCGCTGTGTACTTAAATCGACAGGTTGAGGGTCCAAGGGATTTTGCGATTACTGTTGAGATGAAGCTTTGGAGACAGGGGACGTTTACCACTTTCCAGGCCAAGATCTTTGTCTTCATCACAGGCAACTTACTCTAA